A genomic stretch from Carassius auratus strain Wakin unplaced genomic scaffold, ASM336829v1 scaf_tig00018110, whole genome shotgun sequence includes:
- the LOC113075946 gene encoding NLR family CARD domain-containing protein 3-like, which produces MVSRMNLSEEHDTQIKTVKSQIQGRDSDLSEHMDVSVRKNPAMDVSDLCREEDSSVESSLCQNESPEPSCVSIKSDRSMDYPIEFSSGDSSADLSQKHKGPQSQTAKKNLDSIFKEIEHKIISELKSFKRLLSPDYPECSERDRYDDEGHNRVREGLLKITLLLLRKMNQTDLADTLQTKLMPVYQQKLRSRLQDKYQRLSEGLSNHGDSTRLNEIYTELYITEGGSGEVNNEHEVRQIETVSRRPETQETPINCNDIFKPSPGQDKPIRTVLTKGVAGIGKTVSVQKFILDWTEGKANQDVHFIFPLPFRELNLIQKHLSLVDLLNHLHTETKELKSADYEDYKVMFIFDGLDECRLRLDFQNSRSLSDVTESASVDVLLTNLIKGNLLPSALLWITSRPAAANQIPPECVHQVTEVRGFNDPQKEEYFRKRINDPSLAERIVTHIRSSRSLFIMCHIPVFCWISAAVLERMMGKAESAEIPKTLTQMFTHFLIFQTKLKTQKYDGKYEINPDQARKTILSLGKLAFEQLEKGNLIFYEEDLKESGIDVREVSVYSGVCTQIFREESGLQLGKVFSFVHLSIQEFLAALFKLLSFSEQNTGLKNEFRSPMISLLKREVDKALQSENGHWDLFLRFLLGLSLESNQTLLQGLLRKTVSSSDINQETAAYIKQKIRENPSPEISINLFHCLNELNDRSLEQEVQTYLSGRTGNLRLSGVSLSAAQWSALVFVLLNSEEDLDEFNLWKYDRSEECLLRLLPVIKASRKIDLSGCRITQKGWSALTSALRSNPSHLTELDLSVNTPGDSGVKLLSALLEDPHCKLKKLR; this is translated from the exons ATGGTCTCCAGAATGAATCTCTCTGAAGAACATGACACACAGATAAAGACAGTCAAAAG tcAGATTCAGGGGCGTGACTCAGATTTATCTGAACACATGGATGTGTCTGTGAGGAAAAACCCAGCGATGGATGTTTCAGATCTCTGCAGAGAGGAAGACTCTTCTGTTGAGTCCAG tctgtgtcaGAATGAATCTCCtgaacccagctgtgtgtccatcAAGAGTGACCGGTCAATGGATTATCCAATTGAATTCAGCTCGGGAGACTCATCTGCTGATCTGAG TCAAAAACATAAAGGACCGCAATCACAAACAGCAAAGAAGAACTTAGACTCCATTTTTAAG GAGATTGAGCACAAAATCATCTCTGAGTTAAAAAGCTTTAAGAGACTACTGAGTCCAGATTACCCAGAATGCTCTGAAAGAGACCGTTATGATGATGAGGGTCATAACAGAGTCAGAGAGGGTCTTCTGAAGATCACACTGCTCCTCCTGaggaagatgaaccagacagaccTCGCTGACACACTACAGACCA AACTGATGCCTGTGTATCAACAAAAACTCAGATCCAGACTACAGGATAAATATCAGAGACTCAGTGAAGGACTGTCCAATCATGGAGACTCAACACGtctgaatgagatctacacagagctctacatcacagagggaggcagtggagaggtcaataatgaacatgaggtgagacagattgagacagtGTCCAGGAGACCAGAGACACAGGAGACACCAATCAACTGCAATGACATATTTAAACCctcacctggacaagacaaacccatcagaactgtgctgactaAAGGAGtcgctggaattggaaaaacagtctctgtgcagaagttcattctggactggactgaaggaaaagccaatcaggacgttcatttcatatttccacttcctttcagggAGCTGAACTTGATACAGAAACATCTCAGTCTTGTGGATCTTCTAAACCACCTTCACACAGAAACCAAAGAATTAAAGTCAGCAGATTATGAGGACTACAAAGTCATGTTCatatttgatggtctggatgagtgtcgACTGCGTCTAGATTTCCAAAACAGTCGGAGCTTGTCTGATGTGACAGAATCAGCTTCAGTGGATGTGCTGCTGACCAACCTCATCAAGGGGAACCTActtccttctgctctcctctGGATCACCTctcgaccagcagcagccaatcagatccctcctGAGTGTGTCCACCAGGTCACAGAGGTACGAGGATTCAACgaccctcagaaggaggaatatttcaggaagagaataaaTGATCCGAGTCTGGCTGAGAGAATCGTCACACACATCCGATCATCAAGAAGTCTGTtcatcatgtgtcacatcccagtcttctgctggatttcagccgctgttctggagaGGATGATGGGTAAAGCAGAGAGTGCAGAGATCCCCAAGACTCTCACACAGATGttcacacacttcctgatctTTCAGACCAAACTGAAGACACAGAAGTATGATGGGAAATATGAAATCAATCCTGATCAGGCTAGAAAGACTATTCTGTCTCTAGGAAAACTGGCTTTTGAACAGCTGGAAAAAGGGAACCTGATCTTCTACGAGGAGGACCTGAAAGagagcggcattgatgtgagagAAGTGTCCGTGTACTCAGGAGTTTGTAcccagatcttcagagaggagtctggacTGCAGCTGGGGAAGGTGTTCAGCTTTGTTCATCTAAGTATTCAGGAGTTTCTTGCTGCTTTATTCAAGCTGCTGTCCTTTTCTGAACAAAACACAGGACTGAAGAATGAgttcaggtcaccaatgatcagTTTACTGAAGAGAGAAGTGGACAAGGCCTTACAGAGTGAGAACGGACACTGGGATCTTTTCCTCCGGTTCCTTCTAGGTCTCTCTCTAGAGTCTAATCAGACTCTCTTACAAGGTCTCCTGAGAAAGACAGTAAGCAGCTCTGATATCAATCAGGAAACAGCTGCATACATCAAACAGAAGATCAGGGAGAATCCCTCTCCAGAGatatccatcaatctgttccactgtctgaatgaactgaatgatcGTTCACTAGAGCAGGAAGTACAAACATACCTGAGTGGAAGAACAGGTAACCTTCGTCTCTCTGGAGTCTCTCTGTCTGCTGCTCAGTGGTCGGCTCTGGTGTTTGTGCTGTTGAACTCAGAAGAAGATCTGGATGAGTTTAATCTGTGGAAATATGATCGATCAGAAGAATGTCTTCTGAGGCTGCTGCCAGTGATCAAAGCATCTAGAAAGATTGA TCTCTCCGGCTGTCGTATTACACAGAAAGGCTggtctgctctgacttcagctctgagatcaaacccctcacacctgacagaactggatctgagtgTTAATacaccaggagactcaggagtgaagctgctctctgctctactggaggatccacactgtaaactgaagaaactacGGTGA